A window from Nothobranchius furzeri strain GRZ-AD chromosome 17, NfurGRZ-RIMD1, whole genome shotgun sequence encodes these proteins:
- the agpat9l gene encoding glycerol-3-phosphate acyltransferase 3-like, protein MGVSSSCAHSSETNTGHGKECHATTLHLSHRAAVEPQEMEEFWAGVLWAMKIWLYLVVSLIMMPAMFGFSLGISETYMTLLMKTLKWATMKIQKANAEEQTLNGPSSNGLIQRGNGSMEKELEELRRSRPKPPVGGDFTLSDCFYFTRRGIESIVEDEVTQRFTSEELVSWNLLTRTNNDFQYISLKLTLVYGLGIVVRYCILAPLRITLACIGLSWLVIGTSAVGLLPNWKIKLWLSEWVHIMCYRICARGLSATVHYHNRENKPKKGGICVANHTSPIDVVILCNDGGYAMVGQVHGGLMGVVQRAMVRACPHIWFERSEMKDRHLVTKRLKDHATDKKKLPILIFPEGTCVNNTSVMMFKKGSFEIGTTIHPVAIKYDPKFGDAFWNSSKYSMVSYLLRMMTSWALVCNVWYLPAMHQQDGEDAVQFANRVKSAIAHQGGLVDLQWDGGLKRAKVKETFKEQQQKKYSSMVVGDDSSSSSSSSD, encoded by the exons ATGGGCGTGTCCTCTTCGTGCGCTCACTCCTCCGAGACAAACACTGGACATGGGAAGGAGTGTCACGC GACCACACTACATCTGAGCCACAGGGCTGCTGTTGAACCTCAGGAGATGGAGGAGTTCTGGGCCGGGGTCCTTTGGGCCATGAAGATCTGGCTGTACCTTGTTGTCAGCCTCATCATGATGCCAGCTATGTTTGGATTCTCTCTTGGAATCTCAGAGACCTACATGACCCTCCTGATGAAAACTTTAAAG TGGGCCACTATGAAGATACAGAAGGCAAATGCAGAAGAACAAACACTCAACGGCCCTTCATCTAATG GCCTCATCCAGAGGGGAAATGGCTCCATGGAGAAGGAGCTGGAGGAACTTAGACGCAGTAGACCCAAACCACCTGTGGGTGGTGACTTCACCCTCAGCGACTGTTTCTATTTCACCAGAAGAGGGATCGAGAGCATTGTAGAGGATGAG GTGACCCAGCGGTTCACCTCTGAGGAGCTCGTCTCCTGGAACCTACTGACTCGCACCAACAATGATTTCCAGTACATAAGTCTGAAGCTGACTCTGGTCTACGGCCTTGGTATCGTGGTCAGATACTGCATCCTTGCTCCACTTAG GATAACGCTGGCCTGCATCGGTTTGAGCTGGTTGGTGATCGGAACATCAGCAGTTGGATTACTCCCGAACTGGAA GATAAAGTTGTGGCTCAGTGAGTGGGTCCACATCATGTGCTACAGGATCTGCGCTCGAGGCCTGTCTGCTACCGTCCACTATCACAACAG agaaaataaaccaaagaagggaggAATCTGTGTCGCTAATCACACCAGTCCGATCGACGTGGTGATCCTCTGCAATGACGGCGGCTATGCCATG GTGGGTCAGGTCCATGGAGGGCTGATGGGGGTTGTTCAGAGAGCCATGGTGAGAGCTTGTCCTCATATCTGGTTTGAGAGATCGGAGATGAAGGATCGCCACCTAGTGACTAAAAG GTTGAAGGATCATGCGACTGACAAGAAAAAGCTACCCATATTAATATTTCCTGAAG GAACCTGCGTAAACAACACGTCCGTCATGATGTTTAAAAAGGGAAGTTTTGAAATTGGAACTACGATACACCCCGTAGCCATCAAG TATGATCCAAAGTTTGGAGATGCTTTCTGGAACAGTTCCAAGTACAGCATGGTGAGTTACCTGCTGAGGATGATGACCAGCTGGGCCCTCGTCTGTAACGTCTGGTACCTGCCGGCCATGCACCAACAG GATGGAGAGGATGCTGTCCAGTTTGCCAACAGAGTGAAATCAGCCATAGCTCACCAGGGAGGGCTGGTGGATCTACAGTG GGACGGAGGTCTGAAGAGAGCAAAGGTGAAGGAGACCTTCaaggagcagcagcagaagaagtacagcagcatggtggtgggagacgacagcagcagcagcagcagcagcagcgactGA
- the LOC139063656 gene encoding uncharacterized protein, with product MAYHKFRWTSEMEDQLVGLWQQRECLYKVSCRTYHNRNDKERSWAEIASALDIPVEEVKMRATSLRTQYSKILKVNPSGSGEKTLTNKQRWIMKSLMFLKKYVTQRATESTLYQPTKDAMAAEREPLSDPDDDVSQMSEETSVEEQSIPLNDDEDFSPYVSPPRPAKKPKKSQTEPKADAIEMEKLKILQQMATAFQAGRSRPSSANSDSNFGAQVAEELRLIKNPLIKTRLKRKIMNDLYEAQENDDIDARPSNSYQLPPTYPVPTSLHITNTQPHPLNTYTTPHAPPQHTPPPLTHTQLLPNHQLQNNDQICCIKLEDDD from the exons ATGGCGTACCACAAATTCCGGTGGACCTCAGAGATGGAAGACCAGCTCGTCGGTTTGTGGCAACAACGTGAATGTTTGTACAAGGTTTCGTGTAGAACATACCATAACCGAAACGACAAGGAGCGGAGTTGGGCAGAAATCGCGTCTGCACTTGATATACCTG TGGAGGAAGTAAAGATGCGGGCCACTAGTTTAAGAACTCAGTACAGCAAGATTCTGAAAGTTAACCCCAGTGGGAGTGGAGAGAAGACCCTGACCAACAAACAAAGATGGATCATGAAATCATTGATGTTTCTGAAGAAATATGTCACCCAGCGTGCCACTGAGAGCACC cttTATCAGCCAACTAAAGATGCCATGGCTGCAGAGAGGGAACCCTTGAGCGATCCAGATGATGACGTCTCACAGATGTCTGAGGAAACATCTGTGGAGGAGCAGTCCATTCCACTAAATGATGACGAAGACTTTTCTCCTTACGTGTCTCCTCCGCGTCCAGCTAAGAAGCCGAAGAAAAGCCAGACTGAACCAAAAGCTGACGCCATTGAAATGGAAAAATTGAAAATTTTACAGCAGATGGCGACGGCGTTTCAGGCTGGTAGAAGCAGACCGAGCAGTGCCAACAGCGACAGCAACTTTGGAGCACAAGTAGCAGAGGAGTTGAGGTTAATCAAAAACCCTTTAATAAAAACAAGACTAAAGCGAAAAATAATGAATGATTTATATGAGGCTCAGGAGAATGATGACATCGATGCACGGCCATCGAACTCGTACCAGCTGCCACCCACATACCCCGTACCCACCTCTCTACATATAACCAACACACAACCACACCCCCTAAACACATACACAACTCCACATGCACCACCTCAACACACTCCTCCACCCTTGACACATACACAGCTGCTACCAAATCACCAGCTTCAAAATAACGATCAGATATGTTGCATAAAGCTAGAAGACGATGACTGA
- the gck gene encoding hexokinase-4 isoform X3 has product MPCISSQLDQMVETPGSYEEEVEKIFMVQQILSEFQLKTEELKEVMRRMQHEMNRGLRLETHEEASVKMLPTYVCSTPEGSEVGDFLALDLGGTNFRVMLVKVGGDEERSFKVETKHQMYSIPEDAMTGTAEMLFDYIAECMSDFLDKHHIKHKKLPLGFTFSFPVRHEDLDKGILLNWTKGFKASGAEGNNVVGLLRDAIKRRGDFEMHVVAMVNDTVATMISCYYEDRSCEVGMIVGTGCNACYMEEMRTVELVEGEEGRMCVNTEWGAFGDKGELEDFRLEYDRVVDEASINPGQQLYEKLISGKYMGELVRLVLMKLVNENLLFNGEASELLKTRGSFETRFVSQVESDSGDRKQIYNILSSLGLLPSELDCDIVQLVCENISTRSAHMCGAGLAGIINQMREQRRQDTLKITVGVDGSVYKLHPYFCDRFHKVVRELTPHCDITFLQSEEGSGRGAALISAVACKMAAYMLTQ; this is encoded by the exons ATGCCCTGTATCAGCAGTCAACTGGACCAGATGGTGGAGACGCCTGGTAGCTATGAGGAGGAGGTAGAAAAGATCTTTATG GTGCAGCAGATCCTGTCGGAGTTCCAGCTGAAAACAGAAGAGCTCAAAGAGGTTATGAGGAGAATGCAGCATGAAATGAACAGAGGGCTGCGCCTAGAGACGCACGAAGAGGCCAGCGTCAAAATGCTTCCGACCTACGTCTGCTCCACCCCTGAGGGATCAG AGGTGGGTGATTTCTTAGCTTTGGACCTCGGCGGAACCAACTTCCGTGtgatgctggtgaaagtgggtggAGATGAGGAGAGGAGCTTTAAGGTGGAAACCAAACACCAGATGTACTCCATTCCTGAGGATGCAATGACAGGGACTGCTGAAATG CTGTTTGACTACATTGCAGAGTGCATGTCTGATTTTTTGGACAAGCACCACATCAAGCACAAGAAGCTTCCTCTGGGGTTTACCTTTTCGTTTCCTGTTCGACACGAGGACCTGGACAAG GGAATCCTGCTGAACTGGACCAAAGGCTTTAAGGCCTCTGGAGCAGAAGGAAACAACGTTGTTGGTTTGCTCCGAGATGCAATCAAGAGACGAGGG GACTTTGAGATGCACGTGGTTGCCATGGTGAACGACACAGTAGCCACCATGATTTCCTGCTATTATGAAGACCGCAGCTGTGAAGTTGGGATGATTGTTG GCACAGGATGTAACGCGTGCTACATGGAGGAGATGAGGACTGTGGAGCTGGTGGAAGGGGAGGAGGGTCGAATGTGCGTGAACACAGAGTGGGGGGCGTTTGGAGACAAAGGCGAGCTGGAGGACTTCCGACTGGAGTACGACAGAGTGGTGGACGAGGCCTCCATCAACCCCGGGCAGCAGCT GTACGAGAAGCTGATCAGTGGGAAATACATGGGGGAGCTGGTGAGGCTGGTCCTGATGAAGCTGGTGAATGAAAACCTGCTGTTCAACGGCGAAGCTTCTGAGCTGCTGAAGACACGTGGAAGCTTTGAGACGCGCTTCGTCTCACAGGTGGAGAG TGATTCTGGTGACAGAAAACAAATCTACAACATCCTCTCCTCGTTGGGTCTTCTCCCCTCTGAGCTGGACTGTGACATCGTTCAGCTGGTCTGTGAGAACATTTCTACCCGCTCAGCTCATATGTGCGGCGCTGGGCTCGCTGGTATCATCAACCAGATGCGAGAGCAGCGCCGCCAGGACACCCTGAAGATCACAGTAGGGGTTGACGGATCTGTCTACAAGCTGCACCCATA TTTCTGCGACCGTTTCCACAAAGTGGTCCGGGAGCTCACCCCCCACTGTGACATCACCTTCCTCCAATCGGAGGAGGGCAGCGGACGGGGAGCAGCTCTCATCTCGGCTGTGGCCTGTAAGATGGCAGCTTACATGCTGACACAGTGA
- the gck gene encoding hexokinase-4 isoform X2, producing the protein MEKVQQILSEFQLKTEELKEVMRRMQHEMNRGLRLETHEEASVKMLPTYVCSTPEGSEVGDFLALDLGGTNFRVMLVKVGGDEERSFKVETKHQMYSIPEDAMTGTAEMLFDYIAECMSDFLDKHHIKHKKLPLGFTFSFPVRHEDLDKGILLNWTKGFKASGAEGNNVVGLLRDAIKRRGDFEMHVVAMVNDTVATMISCYYEDRSCEVGMIVGTGCNACYMEEMRTVELVEGEEGRMCVNTEWGAFGDKGELEDFRLEYDRVVDEASINPGQQLCQATSCFPQDVSKWTEPSYISGQSAGGDVRLMMVPGSLMAVYLVALAAHSHTRLLRPPLYRYRNYHRYEKLISGKYMGELVRLVLMKLVNENLLFNGEASELLKTRGSFETRFVSQVESDSGDRKQIYNILSSLGLLPSELDCDIVQLVCENISTRSAHMCGAGLAGIINQMREQRRQDTLKITVGVDGSVYKLHPYFCDRFHKVVRELTPHCDITFLQSEEGSGRGAALISAVACKMAAYMLTQ; encoded by the exons GTGCAGCAGATCCTGTCGGAGTTCCAGCTGAAAACAGAAGAGCTCAAAGAGGTTATGAGGAGAATGCAGCATGAAATGAACAGAGGGCTGCGCCTAGAGACGCACGAAGAGGCCAGCGTCAAAATGCTTCCGACCTACGTCTGCTCCACCCCTGAGGGATCAG AGGTGGGTGATTTCTTAGCTTTGGACCTCGGCGGAACCAACTTCCGTGtgatgctggtgaaagtgggtggAGATGAGGAGAGGAGCTTTAAGGTGGAAACCAAACACCAGATGTACTCCATTCCTGAGGATGCAATGACAGGGACTGCTGAAATG CTGTTTGACTACATTGCAGAGTGCATGTCTGATTTTTTGGACAAGCACCACATCAAGCACAAGAAGCTTCCTCTGGGGTTTACCTTTTCGTTTCCTGTTCGACACGAGGACCTGGACAAG GGAATCCTGCTGAACTGGACCAAAGGCTTTAAGGCCTCTGGAGCAGAAGGAAACAACGTTGTTGGTTTGCTCCGAGATGCAATCAAGAGACGAGGG GACTTTGAGATGCACGTGGTTGCCATGGTGAACGACACAGTAGCCACCATGATTTCCTGCTATTATGAAGACCGCAGCTGTGAAGTTGGGATGATTGTTG GCACAGGATGTAACGCGTGCTACATGGAGGAGATGAGGACTGTGGAGCTGGTGGAAGGGGAGGAGGGTCGAATGTGCGTGAACACAGAGTGGGGGGCGTTTGGAGACAAAGGCGAGCTGGAGGACTTCCGACTGGAGTACGACAGAGTGGTGGACGAGGCCTCCATCAACCCCGGGCAGCAGCT TTGCCAGGCGACCAGCTGTTTTCCTCAGGATGTTAGCAAATGGACAGAGCCCTCATACATCAGCGGTCAGTCGGCAGGTGGAGACGTCAGATTAATGATGGTGCCAGGAAGCCTAATGGCTGTTTACCTTGTTGCACTGGcagcccattcacacacacggctGCTAAGGCCGCCTCTCTACCGTTACAGAAATTATCACAG GTACGAGAAGCTGATCAGTGGGAAATACATGGGGGAGCTGGTGAGGCTGGTCCTGATGAAGCTGGTGAATGAAAACCTGCTGTTCAACGGCGAAGCTTCTGAGCTGCTGAAGACACGTGGAAGCTTTGAGACGCGCTTCGTCTCACAGGTGGAGAG TGATTCTGGTGACAGAAAACAAATCTACAACATCCTCTCCTCGTTGGGTCTTCTCCCCTCTGAGCTGGACTGTGACATCGTTCAGCTGGTCTGTGAGAACATTTCTACCCGCTCAGCTCATATGTGCGGCGCTGGGCTCGCTGGTATCATCAACCAGATGCGAGAGCAGCGCCGCCAGGACACCCTGAAGATCACAGTAGGGGTTGACGGATCTGTCTACAAGCTGCACCCATA TTTCTGCGACCGTTTCCACAAAGTGGTCCGGGAGCTCACCCCCCACTGTGACATCACCTTCCTCCAATCGGAGGAGGGCAGCGGACGGGGAGCAGCTCTCATCTCGGCTGTGGCCTGTAAGATGGCAGCTTACATGCTGACACAGTGA
- the myl7 gene encoding myosin regulatory light chain 2, atrial isoform, producing MGVWPIRGVVHKTHPGIAPQPRVHSQSDMASKKASNKRQRGAQKSCSNVFSMFEQSQIQEFKEAFGCIDQDRDGVIKKQDLKETYAQLGKLNVQDEELEAMLSEGKGPINFTVFLSLFGEKLNGTDPEDTILAAFKPFDPNGTGFVNKDEFKRLLMNQADKFTAEEVDQAFALAPIDPTGNIDYKQLCYIITHGDEKEES from the exons ATGGGAGTGTGGCCGATAAGAGGGGTCGTACATAAAACCCACCCCGGCATCGCACCTCAGCCGAGAGTCCACAGTCAATCAGACATG GCAAGTAAAAAGGCTTCCAACAAGAGACAGAGGGGAGCTCAGAAGTCCTGCTCCAACGTCTTCTCCATGTTTGAGCAGTCGCAGATTCAAGAGTTTAAGGAG GCGTTTGGCTGCATTGATCAGGACAGAGACGGTGTGATCAAAAAGCAGGACCTGAAGGAGACCTACGCTCAGCTCG GGAAACTTAACGTCCAAGACGaggagctggaggccatgctGAGTGAAGGGAAGGGACCCATCAACTTTACTGTGTTTTTGTCCCTTTTTGGAGAAAAACTCAACG GCACCGACCCTGAAGACACCATTCTTGCTGCTTTCAAGCCCTTTGATCCCAATGGGACAGGCTTTGTGAATAAGGATGA GTTTAAGCGATTACTCATGAACCAGGCTGATAAGTTCACAGCAGAAGAG GTGGATCAGGCCTTTGCTCTTGCACCGATTGACCCAACTGGAAACATAGACTACAAGCAGCTCTGCTACATCATCACACATGGAGACGAGAAGGAAGAATCCTAA
- the gck gene encoding hexokinase-4 isoform X1: MPCISSQLDQMVETPGSYEEEVEKIFMVQQILSEFQLKTEELKEVMRRMQHEMNRGLRLETHEEASVKMLPTYVCSTPEGSEVGDFLALDLGGTNFRVMLVKVGGDEERSFKVETKHQMYSIPEDAMTGTAEMLFDYIAECMSDFLDKHHIKHKKLPLGFTFSFPVRHEDLDKGILLNWTKGFKASGAEGNNVVGLLRDAIKRRGDFEMHVVAMVNDTVATMISCYYEDRSCEVGMIVGTGCNACYMEEMRTVELVEGEEGRMCVNTEWGAFGDKGELEDFRLEYDRVVDEASINPGQQLCQATSCFPQDVSKWTEPSYISGQSAGGDVRLMMVPGSLMAVYLVALAAHSHTRLLRPPLYRYRNYHRYEKLISGKYMGELVRLVLMKLVNENLLFNGEASELLKTRGSFETRFVSQVESDSGDRKQIYNILSSLGLLPSELDCDIVQLVCENISTRSAHMCGAGLAGIINQMREQRRQDTLKITVGVDGSVYKLHPYFCDRFHKVVRELTPHCDITFLQSEEGSGRGAALISAVACKMAAYMLTQ; this comes from the exons ATGCCCTGTATCAGCAGTCAACTGGACCAGATGGTGGAGACGCCTGGTAGCTATGAGGAGGAGGTAGAAAAGATCTTTATG GTGCAGCAGATCCTGTCGGAGTTCCAGCTGAAAACAGAAGAGCTCAAAGAGGTTATGAGGAGAATGCAGCATGAAATGAACAGAGGGCTGCGCCTAGAGACGCACGAAGAGGCCAGCGTCAAAATGCTTCCGACCTACGTCTGCTCCACCCCTGAGGGATCAG AGGTGGGTGATTTCTTAGCTTTGGACCTCGGCGGAACCAACTTCCGTGtgatgctggtgaaagtgggtggAGATGAGGAGAGGAGCTTTAAGGTGGAAACCAAACACCAGATGTACTCCATTCCTGAGGATGCAATGACAGGGACTGCTGAAATG CTGTTTGACTACATTGCAGAGTGCATGTCTGATTTTTTGGACAAGCACCACATCAAGCACAAGAAGCTTCCTCTGGGGTTTACCTTTTCGTTTCCTGTTCGACACGAGGACCTGGACAAG GGAATCCTGCTGAACTGGACCAAAGGCTTTAAGGCCTCTGGAGCAGAAGGAAACAACGTTGTTGGTTTGCTCCGAGATGCAATCAAGAGACGAGGG GACTTTGAGATGCACGTGGTTGCCATGGTGAACGACACAGTAGCCACCATGATTTCCTGCTATTATGAAGACCGCAGCTGTGAAGTTGGGATGATTGTTG GCACAGGATGTAACGCGTGCTACATGGAGGAGATGAGGACTGTGGAGCTGGTGGAAGGGGAGGAGGGTCGAATGTGCGTGAACACAGAGTGGGGGGCGTTTGGAGACAAAGGCGAGCTGGAGGACTTCCGACTGGAGTACGACAGAGTGGTGGACGAGGCCTCCATCAACCCCGGGCAGCAGCT TTGCCAGGCGACCAGCTGTTTTCCTCAGGATGTTAGCAAATGGACAGAGCCCTCATACATCAGCGGTCAGTCGGCAGGTGGAGACGTCAGATTAATGATGGTGCCAGGAAGCCTAATGGCTGTTTACCTTGTTGCACTGGcagcccattcacacacacggctGCTAAGGCCGCCTCTCTACCGTTACAGAAATTATCACAG GTACGAGAAGCTGATCAGTGGGAAATACATGGGGGAGCTGGTGAGGCTGGTCCTGATGAAGCTGGTGAATGAAAACCTGCTGTTCAACGGCGAAGCTTCTGAGCTGCTGAAGACACGTGGAAGCTTTGAGACGCGCTTCGTCTCACAGGTGGAGAG TGATTCTGGTGACAGAAAACAAATCTACAACATCCTCTCCTCGTTGGGTCTTCTCCCCTCTGAGCTGGACTGTGACATCGTTCAGCTGGTCTGTGAGAACATTTCTACCCGCTCAGCTCATATGTGCGGCGCTGGGCTCGCTGGTATCATCAACCAGATGCGAGAGCAGCGCCGCCAGGACACCCTGAAGATCACAGTAGGGGTTGACGGATCTGTCTACAAGCTGCACCCATA TTTCTGCGACCGTTTCCACAAAGTGGTCCGGGAGCTCACCCCCCACTGTGACATCACCTTCCTCCAATCGGAGGAGGGCAGCGGACGGGGAGCAGCTCTCATCTCGGCTGTGGCCTGTAAGATGGCAGCTTACATGCTGACACAGTGA
- the LOC139063655 gene encoding uncharacterized protein → MADEEALAIACALLLTEKKRHKKKRRWLKDRRQREHGLDLLHKDMEAFDRQGFKGLLPMNVEELEFLLNKVAPLITKRDTNMRLSISAKERLVLTLRFLATGESFTSLNFQFRVGNSTISMIVSETCEAIYQAFSEDYLKTPNTEEEWLDISQDFQRKWQFPHCLGALDGKHINIQPPAHSGSIFRNYKGRFSVLMLAVVDAKYRFLYVNVGAQGRASDAGVFAESDFKQALDRHLLSIPAAKPLPGLDIQAPFVFLGDSSCPLRADLMKPYYVRQMDNQQRVFNYRLSRARRVVENGFGILANRWRVLLTTIMLNAVKVQKVALACVCLHNYLREIQSDTYTPEGLIDSEDAEHRLVEGNWRLDGLGAMLPLQPDRPCNSSKAAKEIRDRLKSYFTSAGAVPWQNNFI, encoded by the exons atggcggacgAGGAGGCATTGGCGATAGCTTGTGCGCTACTTCTAACTGAGAAAAAACGTCACAAAAAGAAAAGGCGTTGGTTAAAGGATCGGAGACAGCGCGAGCATGGACTCGACTTACTGCACAAAGATATGGAA GCTTTTGACAGGCAAGGGTTCAAGGGCCTACTCCCCATGAACGTGGAGGAGCTCGAGTTTCTCCTCAACAAAGTCGCCCCTTTGATCACCAAGCGGGACACCAACATGAGGTTATCCATTTCCGCAAAGGAGAGGCTGGTGTTAACGCTCAGATTTCTGGCAACAG GAGAATCCTTTACATCCCTAAACTTTCAGTTCAGGGTTGGAAATTCAACAATTTCCATGATTGTGAGTGAAACATGTGAAGCCATTTATCAGGCATTTTCAGAGGACTACCTCAAG ACACCAAATACAGAGGAGGAATGGCTGGATATTTCACAGGATTTTCAACGGAAGTGGCAGTTCCCCCACTGCCTTGGAGCCTTAGATGGGAAGCACATCAACATTCAGCCCCCGGCTCACAGTGGAAGCATCTTCCGTAATTACAAGGGACGGTTTTCGGTGCTAATGTTGGCTGTTGTTGATGCAAAGTATCGCTTTTTGTATGTCAATGTCGGGGCACAGGGTAGAGCATCAGATGCTGGGGTGTTTGCAGAGTCGGATTTTAAGCAGGCACTAGACAGGCACCTTCTTAGTATCCCTGCAGCAAAACCTCTTCCAGGATTGGACATCCAAGCCCCCTTTGTGTTCCTGGGTGACAGCTCTTGTCCTTTGCGGGCAGACCTCATGAAGCCGTACTACGTTCGTCAGATGGATAATCAGCAGAGAGTTTTTAACTACCGGCTTTCTCGAGCACGCAGGGTGGTGGAAAATGGATTTGGAATACTCGCCAACAGGTGGAGAGTACTCCTCACCACCATAATGCTCAATGCAGTCAAGGTACAGAAGGTGGCCTTAGCTTGCGTTTGCCTCCACAATTATTTGCGGGAGATTCAATCTGACACATATACGCCTGAAGGCCTGATTGATTCAGAAGATGCTGAGCACAGGCTTGTGGAGGGTAACTGGAGACTGGATGGACTGGGAGCTATGCTACCTCTTCAGCCTGATAGACCCTGCAACAGCTCCAAGGCTGCCAAAGAAATCAGAGACAGACTGAAGAGCTACTTTACATCCGCCGGCGCGGTTCCATGGCAGAACAATTTTATTTAA